TGGCTCAAGTAAAGTGCGGGGCAAGCCGCGGCAGCGCCCGGCGATTCTGAGCTGCGCACTAACCAAAAAAGGCGTCGTGGCCCTGGCTAATAGCCAGGGCCACGACGCCTTTGCCAGGGCGCGGCCCGCGCTAGGATTCCATAACGCGGCTCTGGCGGTTGATGGATTCCAGGTGCACGGCGGCCAGGTACTGCTCCACAAATTCGGGCGTGAGGCCCACCGACTTGCCTTGGCGCAGGGCGCGCTCCAGCACCTCGTTCCAGCGGGCAGTTTGCAGGATGGTGATGTCGTTTTCCTTTTTGTACTGCCCAATTTTCTCTGCTACGCCCATGCGGCGCCCCAGCAGCTGCATGATTTCGGCGTCGAGCTGGTTGATTTGCTCGCGGAAACTGGCCAGCGCGGTCAGGAATTCGCGCTGGTCGGTGGTTTCGTGGCGCCACACCAGGCCCTCAATCAGGTCGCGCAGTACTTCGGGGGTGATTTGCTGCTTGGCGTCGCTCCAGGCCGCGTCGGGGTTTTGGTGCGACTCAATCATGTTGCCGTCGAAGCCCAGGTTGAGGGCTTGTTGAGCTACGGCAAACAGGGTGTCGCGCCGGCCGCAGATGTGGCTGGGGTCGCAGAGCAGGGGCATTTCGGGCATCCGGCGCTTCATTTCGATGGGCAGGTGCCACATCGGCGCGTTGCGAAAATCGGTGTTACCGTAGCTGGAAAATCCGCGGTGAATGAGGCCCACGTGCTCCAGGCCAGCCTTCTGGAGCCGCTCCACGGCGCCCACCCACAGCTCCAGCTCCGGATGGATGGGGTTTTTGACAAGCACCGGCACGTCCACGCCGCGCAGGGCGTTGGCAATTTCCTGCACCGAAAACGGGTTGCCGGTGGTGCGGGCGCCCACCCACAGAATGTCGATGCCGAAAGCCAGGCAGTCTTCCACGTGCTTGGCGGTAGCCACTTCCACGGCCGTGGGCAGGCCGGTGAGCTCGCTGGCTTTTTTCAGCCAAGGCAGACCCTTGGTGCCCACGCCCTCGAACATGCCGGGCTTGGTGCGCGGCTTCCAGATGCCGGCGCGCAGGGCTTGCACCTTGCCGGTGGCCGCCAGGCGCTGGCAGGTGTCGAGCACCTGCTCTTCGGTTTCGGCCGAGCACGGGCCCGAGATAAGAAACGGCTTGTCGTCGGGCTGGCGGTTGAACAGCGCGGATTTCATTGTGGGTACCATAATGGTTGGGGTTGTTATTTTTTGTTTTTAGTTATTAGGTCGTCATGCTGAGCGCAGCCGAAGCATCTCGCCCGCTTCGTTGCAAACAGCATTGGGTAGTATTGCGGTAGAGATGCTTCGGCTGCGCTCAGCATGACGTTCTTTTTATTGTTCCTGAGACCAATCAAGGCAGG
This region of Hymenobacter sedentarius genomic DNA includes:
- a CDS encoding chorismate mutase; this encodes MKSALFNRQPDDKPFLISGPCSAETEEQVLDTCQRLAATGKVQALRAGIWKPRTKPGMFEGVGTKGLPWLKKASELTGLPTAVEVATAKHVEDCLAFGIDILWVGARTTGNPFSVQEIANALRGVDVPVLVKNPIHPELELWVGAVERLQKAGLEHVGLIHRGFSSYGNTDFRNAPMWHLPIEMKRRMPEMPLLCDPSHICGRRDTLFAVAQQALNLGFDGNMIESHQNPDAAWSDAKQQITPEVLRDLIEGLVWRHETTDQREFLTALASFREQINQLDAEIMQLLGRRMGVAEKIGQYKKENDITILQTARWNEVLERALRQGKSVGLTPEFVEQYLAAVHLESINRQSRVMES